One Simonsiella muelleri ATCC 29453 DNA window includes the following coding sequences:
- the orn gene encoding oligoribonuclease, with translation MKNQNNLCWLDMEMTGLNPDSDKIIEIAMIITDSNLNVLAQSEVYAIHQSDEILNNMDKWNTDTHTRTGLVERVKSSTYTETQVETELLQFMQTWLPEKATPMCGNTIHQDRRFMVRHMPKLENYFHYRNLDVSTIKELARRWSPAVYKGVVKKGSHKALDDIVESIEELKHYRDTFFRLPEKN, from the coding sequence ATGAAAAATCAAAACAACCTTTGCTGGCTAGATATGGAAATGACGGGTTTGAATCCCGACAGCGACAAAATCATAGAAATCGCGATGATAATCACCGACAGCAATTTAAACGTATTGGCGCAATCTGAAGTTTATGCCATTCATCAAAGCGATGAAATTTTGAACAACATGGACAAGTGGAACACCGATACCCACACGCGCACAGGTTTGGTTGAGCGCGTAAAATCATCAACTTACACCGAAACACAAGTGGAAACCGAATTACTGCAATTTATGCAAACATGGCTGCCTGAAAAAGCCACGCCCATGTGTGGCAATACCATTCATCAAGACCGCCGCTTTATGGTTCGCCATATGCCGAAATTAGAAAACTATTTTCATTATCGTAATTTAGATGTCTCCACGATTAAAGAATTAGCGCGGCGTTGGTCGCCTGCGGTGTATAAAGGCGTCGTCAAAAAAGGTTCACACAAAGCTTTAGATGACATTGTGGAAAGCATTGAAGAATTGAAACATTACCGCGACACTTTTTTCAGGCTGCCTGAAAAAAATTAA
- the bioB gene encoding biotin synthase BioB: MTHLSPVALRRHTQLVSHATAQYWRKCEVENLFELPFLDLVFQAASVHRQHFDANKIQLSTLLSIKTGGCPEDCEYCPQSAHYHTNVEKSELLNVQSVVEKAKIAKQRGASRFCMGAAWRGPKPQDVEQVTEIIQAVKDLGLETCGTFGLLETGMAEAFKQAGLDYYNHNLDTDPDRYNDIIHTRRHEDRMDTLGKVRQAGLKVCCGGIVGMNETRAERAGLIASLANLDPQPESVPINQLIRTAGTPLEKAEDLDWTEFVRTIAVARITMPTSFVRLSAGRTEMPESVQAMCFLAGANSIFYGETLLTADNPAEDSDKMLMMKLNLSHY; encoded by the coding sequence ATGACTCATTTATCCCCAGTCGCATTACGCCGACATACTCAACTCGTCTCTCATGCAACCGCGCAATATTGGCGTAAATGTGAAGTGGAGAATTTATTTGAATTACCATTTTTGGATTTGGTTTTTCAGGCTGCCAGTGTTCATCGTCAGCATTTTGATGCCAATAAAATTCAATTGTCCACATTATTATCTATTAAAACAGGTGGTTGCCCTGAAGATTGTGAATATTGTCCACAATCGGCTCATTATCACACAAATGTAGAAAAATCCGAACTTTTAAATGTGCAATCCGTTGTGGAAAAAGCCAAAATTGCGAAACAACGTGGCGCGAGTCGTTTTTGTATGGGTGCTGCTTGGCGTGGCCCTAAGCCACAAGATGTGGAGCAAGTAACGGAAATTATTCAAGCCGTTAAAGATTTGGGATTGGAAACGTGTGGCACTTTTGGTTTGCTGGAAACGGGTATGGCCGAAGCATTCAAGCAAGCGGGTTTGGATTATTATAATCATAATTTGGACACCGACCCTGACCGCTACAATGATATTATTCACACGCGCCGCCATGAAGACCGCATGGACACGTTGGGCAAAGTGCGTCAGGCAGGTTTAAAAGTGTGTTGTGGTGGTATTGTGGGCATGAATGAAACGCGTGCCGAACGCGCTGGTTTGATTGCCAGTTTGGCGAATTTAGATCCGCAGCCTGAAAGTGTACCGATTAATCAATTAATTAGAACCGCAGGAACACCTTTGGAAAAGGCTGAGGATTTGGATTGGACAGAATTTGTGCGTACTATTGCGGTGGCGCGGATTACGATGCCAACCAGTTTTGTCCGATTGAGTGCAGGGCGAACAGAGATGCCAGAATCGGTGCAAGCAATGTGTTTTTTAGCGGGGGCAAATTCCATTTTTTATGGTGAGACCTTGTTGACGGCGGATAATCCAGCTGAAGACAGCGACAAAATGTTGATGATGAAATTAAATTTATCGCATTATTAA
- a CDS encoding IS5 family transposase: MSRNTLTNETWSRLLPILKQLGIYRKKNLRKTVEGILFRLRTGCQWADIPSYFGKANSLYQSFNRWSKRGIFTRLFKHLVDTPDMEWVFMDGSHIRVHQHGMGKQSITHQAVGKSIGGHTSKIHLAVDACGNPIEFIITAGNVNDIVVAPDLLAQLDLSDNETVCADRGFDSDTFRRLIQSKQSKANIPYKKNREHLNVGTDWYLYKIRHLVENAFARLKHFRALATRYDKLKRNYESTVSLACALIWLKL, from the coding sequence ATGTCCCGAAACACGCTTACAAATGAAACATGGTCAAGACTGTTGCCTATTTTGAAACAGCTTGGCATTTATCGCAAGAAAAATTTACGCAAAACAGTAGAAGGTATCCTATTTCGCTTACGTACAGGCTGCCAATGGGCTGATATACCTAGTTATTTTGGTAAAGCAAACAGCCTTTACCAAAGTTTCAATCGCTGGTCTAAACGCGGTATTTTTACCCGATTATTCAAACATTTGGTAGATACACCCGATATGGAATGGGTCTTTATGGACGGTAGCCATATCCGCGTTCATCAACACGGTATGGGTAAACAATCCATTACGCATCAAGCTGTTGGTAAGAGTATCGGTGGTCATACGTCTAAAATTCATTTAGCGGTTGATGCTTGTGGTAATCCAATTGAATTTATCATTACAGCTGGTAATGTAAATGATATTGTTGTTGCGCCTGATTTATTGGCACAATTGGATTTAAGTGATAATGAAACCGTGTGTGCTGATAGGGGTTTTGACAGTGATACTTTTCGTCGGTTAATTCAGTCTAAACAAAGTAAAGCCAATATTCCATATAAGAAAAATAGAGAACATCTTAATGTGGGCACAGATTGGTATTTATATAAAATCAGGCACTTGGTAGAAAACGCTTTTGCGCGATTAAAGCATTTTCGTGCGCTGGCAACACGGTACGATAAATTAAAACGTAATTATGAAAGTACTGTATCATTAGCTTGTGCTTTGATTTGGTTGAAATTATAG
- a CDS encoding tetratricopeptide repeat protein: MNLWLESKKVDQLSDSLTQYKSAFPNEILADYIKKGLALDENHLGLRVLAESCLGWGVKKTAQEIGEKTEAPVSSSASERPKTLGKKKESAQVSKSASRKPLVVGEAALGKISSEEQGAVLSFMEPEQSVKLLKGSLTYDLATKFLNKAIRTSAKPAALLIDALTLDFKAKNVDSFAEHLWHLYHNLGQSGRQVKERMLGLGYTLGEHPVFESLEAQPTDAAALREIGIQHGFLDLGASQKKARHRDLVTEVTDLDTEAKTPAERALKEAESLLMYGQLDQSLDLLERAIKAYPQESQLYVALFDLYERAEEWERLEKLLQDLRTQIQTLPEEVVLAMSQLLQRFNNGSFGH, from the coding sequence TTGAATTTATGGTTGGAATCTAAAAAAGTAGATCAATTATCTGATTCTTTGACACAGTACAAAAGTGCTTTTCCAAATGAAATTTTGGCAGATTACATCAAAAAAGGTTTGGCACTAGATGAAAATCATTTGGGTTTGCGTGTTTTGGCAGAGAGCTGTTTGGGTTGGGGTGTGAAAAAAACCGCTCAAGAAATCGGCGAAAAAACCGAAGCACCTGTGTCATCTTCTGCTTCAGAACGCCCTAAAACACTGGGCAAGAAAAAAGAATCTGCGCAAGTGTCAAAATCTGCATCACGCAAACCGTTGGTTGTGGGTGAAGCAGCTTTGGGCAAAATCAGTAGTGAAGAGCAAGGTGCTGTGTTATCGTTTATGGAACCTGAGCAAAGTGTAAAATTGCTAAAAGGTTCTTTGACTTATGATTTAGCAACTAAATTTCTGAATAAGGCCATTCGCACTTCAGCTAAGCCAGCTGCATTGTTAATTGATGCATTGACATTAGATTTTAAAGCAAAAAATGTTGATAGCTTTGCTGAACATTTGTGGCATTTGTATCATAATTTAGGGCAAAGTGGTCGCCAAGTTAAAGAGCGTATGTTGGGTTTAGGCTACACATTGGGTGAACATCCTGTGTTTGAGAGTTTAGAAGCGCAACCAACTGATGCAGCAGCTTTACGAGAGATTGGGATTCAACATGGTTTCTTGGATTTGGGTGCGAGTCAGAAAAAAGCACGCCATCGTGATTTGGTCACTGAAGTTACTGATTTGGATACAGAGGCGAAAACACCTGCAGAACGCGCTTTGAAAGAAGCAGAATCGCTGTTGATGTATGGTCAATTAGACCAATCTTTGGATTTATTGGAGCGTGCCATTAAAGCATATCCGCAAGAATCTCAATTGTATGTTGCTTTGTTCGATTTATACGAACGAGCAGAAGAGTGGGAGCGTTTGGAAAAATTATTGCAAGATTTGCGTACACAAATCCAAACCTTACCTGAGGAAGTGGTGTTGGCAATGAGCCAATTACTGCAACGTTTTAATAATGGCTCATTTGGACACTAA
- a CDS encoding GTP-binding protein — protein MVENKIIFTGPVGVGKTTAIAALSDDPPIQTDASASDMTAVRKGYTTVAMDYGLIQLDENTKVHLYGTPGQERFDFMWDILSQGSMGLILLLDNTRANPLKDLKFFLDSFADLLKTAPVVIGVTKMDIRAVPGIDVYQKYLSQHGLVAPIFEVDARNEEDVKQLVTAMLFQIDPGLEV, from the coding sequence TTGGTAGAAAATAAGATTATTTTTACAGGGCCAGTAGGCGTAGGTAAAACAACAGCTATTGCCGCTTTATCAGATGACCCACCTATTCAGACTGATGCCAGTGCATCAGACATGACGGCTGTCCGAAAAGGTTATACAACTGTAGCAATGGACTATGGTTTGATTCAATTAGACGAAAACACTAAAGTGCATTTGTATGGTACACCAGGACAAGAACGCTTTGATTTTATGTGGGATATTTTAAGTCAAGGTAGTATGGGGTTGATTCTTTTGCTGGATAATACTCGCGCTAATCCTTTGAAAGACTTGAAATTCTTCTTAGATTCATTTGCGGACTTGTTGAAAACCGCGCCAGTTGTGATTGGTGTTACAAAAATGGATATTCGTGCTGTGCCTGGTATTGATGTTTATCAAAAATATTTGTCACAACACGGTTTGGTTGCTCCTATTTTTGAAGTAGATGCGCGTAACGAAGAAGATGTAAAACAATTGGTTACCGCAATGTTGTTCCAAATTGACCCAGGTTTAGAGGTATAA